The proteins below are encoded in one region of Carassius auratus strain Wakin unplaced genomic scaffold, ASM336829v1 scaf_tig00214183_4049273_7079891, whole genome shotgun sequence:
- the LOC113091373 gene encoding two pore calcium channel protein 1-like isoform X5, with protein MNYQEAAIYLQEGENNDKFFTHPRNAHALRAYLFAHNHLFYVMELLTAVLLMLLSLSEAPAVPFLRLDVYVHATLELLALVMVAFELCMKLRWLGFHTFIRHKRTMVKTCVLFIQFIEAIVVLVRQTSHLRVTRALRPIFLVDCRYCGAVRRNLRQIFQSLPPFIDILLLLLFFMVIFAILGFCLFSANSADPYFSTLENSIVSLFVLLTTANFPDVMMPAYSKNRWSCIFFIVYLSIELYFIMNLLLAVVFDTFNGVEKMKFKSLLLHKRSAIEHAFQLLVSRQRPDGVCLKQFDGLMRFYRPRMTARDRFLTFKALNHSGATMLSLQDSYKFYEVIGLKWKARRSGEHWFDDLPRTAFLIFKGINLLVKSKAFQYAMYLVVAINGIWILVETNMLNVGVSWTRVVPWSYIIFLTIYGVEVLLKITGLGPLTYFSSGWNLFDFSVTVFAFLGLMALAFDMEPFYFIVVLRPLQLLRLFKIKQRYRNVLDTMFELFPRMASLGLTLIIFYYSFAIVGMEFFADVVYPNCCNTSTVAESYRQINVTIGNRTVLEEGYYYLNNFNNILSSFVTLFELTVVNNWYITMEGVTSQTTHWSRLYFMTFYIVTMVVMTIIVAFILDAFVFRMNYSRKNREPLDDPEDEKGIVFETEVSQTEALQTLDLYKHTLGVTNLSSLQDMCVALERSGHSSLVFVGRRSRTKCDLSMKMYEEEIQEWYEEYSRTNLQPDETFHRELDSPEASATNSIN; from the exons ATGAACTACCAGGAAGCAGCAATATACCTCCAG GAGGGAGAGAATAACGACAAGTTTTTCACTCATCCGCGAAATGCCCATGCGCTCCGTGCCTACCTGTTTGCTCACAATCACCTTTTCTATGTGATGGAGCTGCTGACGGCAGTGTTACTCATGCTTCTGTCCCTCTCAGAGGCCCCTGCCGTCCCCTTTCTCCGCTTAGATGTCTAT GTTCATGCAACACTGGAGTTATTGGCATTGGTAATGGTGGCCTTTGAATTGTGCATGAAGCTCAGATGGCTTGGCTTTCACACCTTTATACGACATAAGAGGACCATGGTGAAG acaTGTGTCCTGTTTATTCAGTTCATCGAGGCAATTGTGGTCTTAGTCCGGCAGACGTCTCACCTGCGTGTAACGAGAGCCCTGCGGCCGATCTTTTTGGTGGACTGCCGTTACTGTGGAGCTGTTCGCAG AAACCTGAGGCAGATATTTCAGTCACTTCCTCCCTTCATTGATATTCTTCTGCTGCTGCTTTTCTTCATGGTTATCTTTGCCATCCTAGGATTCTGTTTGTTCTCAGCCAACTCAGCCGACCCT TATTTTAGCACACTGGAGAACAGCATTGTGAGTTTGTTTGTCCTTCTGACCACTGCAAA TTTTCCCGATGTGATGATGCCAGCATATTCAAAGAATCGCTGGTCATGCATTTTCTTCATTGTGTATCTGTCCATCGAGCTCTACTTCATCATGAATCTG CTCCTGGCAGTGGTTTTTGACACTTTTAATGGAGTTGAGAAGATGAAATTCAAATCTCTTCTTCTACACAAGCGATCCGCTATAGAGCACGCCTTCCAGCTGCTAGTTAGTCGGCAG aGGCCAGATGGAGTGTGTTTAAAGCAGTTTGATGGACTGATGCGATTCTATCGTCCACGTATGACTGCCAGGGATCGTTTCCTCACTTTCAAAGCCCTCAACCATTCAGGCGCGACCATGCTGAG TCTCCAGGACTCCTATAAGTTTTATGAAGTGATCGGGCTCAAATGGAAG GCTCGACGGAGTGGGGAGCACTGGTTTGATGATCTTCCTCGTACTGCATTCCTCATCTTCAAAG GAATCAATTTACTTGTGAAATCCAAAGCTTTCCAGTATGCAATGT ATCTGGTAGTTGCAATTAATGGCATCTGGATCCTAGTGGAGACTAACATGTTAAATG TCGGCGTCTCATGGACTCGTGTTGTCCCATGGAGTTACATTATTTTCCTTACAA TTTACGGAGTTGAGGTCTTGTTGAAGATCACAGGCCTTGGTCCTTTGACATATTTCAGCTCAGGGTGGAACCt CTTTGATTTCTCAGTAACAGTCTTTGCCTTTTTGGGATTGATGGCTCTGGCCTTTGACATGGAGCCGTTCTACTTCATCGTAGTGTTGAGACCTCTCCAGCTCCTCCG GTTGTTTAAAATTAAACAGCGCTATCGTAACGTTTTGGACACAATGTTTGAACTGTTCCCGCGAATGGCCAG tCTAGGTCTGACTCTGATTATCTTCTATTATTCTTTTGCCATCGTTGGAATGGAGTTTTTTGCTGATGTTGTTTATCCGAACTGCTGCAA CACCAGCACTGTCGCTGAATCGTATCGCCAGATAAATGTGACCATTGGCAACCGAACAGTTCTAGAGGAGGGGTATTATTATCTCAATAACTTCAATAACATCCTAAGCAGCTTTG TCACTCTTTTTGAGCTAACAGTGGTGAACAACTGGTACATCACTATG GAAGGTGTGACATCACAAACTACACACTGGAGTCGCCTTTATTTCATGACCTTTTACATTGTCACCATG gTTGTCATGACTATAATCGTGGCCTTCATTCTAGATGCATTTGTCTTCAGGATGAACTACAGTCGGAAGAACAGAGAGCCGCTGGATGACCCAGAAG atgAAAAGGGGATCGTCTTTGAGACAGAGGTGTCCCAGACTGAAGCTCTACAGACTCTAGACTTGTATAAACACACACTGGGTGTCACCAACCTAAGCTCACTGCAGGACATGTGTGTGGCTCTGGAGCGGAGCGGG CATTCCTCATTAGTATTTGTGGGTCGAAGGTCACGTACCAAGTGTGACCTCAGCATGAAGATGTACGAGGAAGAGATTCAG GAATGGTACGAGGAATATTCCAGAACAAACCTGCAGCCCGATGAAACGTTCCACAGAGAACTGGACAGCCCTGAAGCCAGTGCCACAAACAGCATTAACTAA